A window of Corallococcus macrosporus DSM 14697 contains these coding sequences:
- a CDS encoding N-acetylmuramoyl-L-alanine amidase, whose amino-acid sequence MHVLRKTFAATAAAMALSACGPQPETSPEETTPESQVPAGVADDAARAVADAARRTPNELDALFAKAAAEFNVPVSLLKAISYVETRWEHVLGEEEFEGRPAAFGLLALRGQHIIDGAALAGVSADAVRGEPLANLRAGAALLSKYADEAGIDRADLGAWAPVTVRLTDISDPDIQAHYVHNDVYAVLREGAGAFTPAGKVAVSLEAAAVEPKFALPRMQALAAGPDYAASIWRPSPNYNARPSGIGEQMVIIHTCEGGYSGCWSWLTNSAAGVSAHYVVNESGTEVSQLVRESSRAWHVGAAYRSSLNGGVKSNLNGRSTNDFSIGIEHGGYASSASFSTGMINTSAKLTCNITKDQGIPRDSYHIVAHARLQPENRTDPGRNWPWSTYISKIRSECGDGGGSTSAIVVDSNNANNNASKGYIAVPSTWARGTSAGYYGNDYYYASTQPISEPAVFHFHMPAAGSRTIQAWWVQGTNRSPAAPFVITHTGGNSTVKVNQQTNGSKWVTLGTYNFAAGWNKVQLSRWATEGYVVMADAIRIQ is encoded by the coding sequence ATGCACGTGTTGCGCAAGACGTTCGCGGCGACGGCCGCGGCCATGGCCCTTTCCGCCTGTGGCCCCCAGCCCGAAACGTCTCCGGAAGAGACGACCCCTGAGTCGCAGGTCCCCGCGGGCGTGGCGGACGACGCCGCCCGCGCGGTGGCCGACGCGGCCCGCCGCACGCCCAACGAGCTGGACGCGCTGTTCGCCAAGGCGGCGGCGGAGTTCAACGTCCCGGTGAGCCTGCTCAAGGCCATCTCCTATGTGGAGACGCGCTGGGAGCACGTCCTGGGCGAGGAGGAGTTCGAGGGCCGTCCGGCCGCGTTCGGTCTGCTGGCCCTGCGCGGTCAGCACATCATTGACGGCGCGGCCCTGGCGGGCGTGTCCGCGGACGCGGTGCGCGGCGAGCCGCTGGCCAACCTGCGCGCGGGCGCCGCGCTGCTGTCGAAGTACGCCGACGAGGCGGGCATCGACCGCGCGGACCTGGGCGCGTGGGCCCCGGTGACCGTGCGCCTGACGGACATCTCCGACCCGGACATCCAGGCGCACTACGTCCACAACGACGTGTACGCCGTGCTGCGCGAGGGCGCGGGTGCCTTCACGCCGGCGGGCAAGGTGGCCGTGTCGCTGGAGGCCGCCGCCGTCGAGCCGAAGTTCGCCCTGCCGCGGATGCAGGCCCTGGCGGCCGGCCCGGACTACGCGGCCTCCATCTGGCGCCCCTCGCCCAACTACAACGCGCGCCCCTCCGGCATCGGCGAGCAGATGGTCATCATCCACACCTGTGAGGGCGGCTACTCGGGCTGCTGGAGCTGGCTGACCAACTCCGCCGCGGGCGTGAGCGCGCACTACGTGGTCAACGAGAGCGGCACCGAGGTGTCGCAGCTCGTGCGCGAGTCCAGCCGCGCCTGGCACGTGGGCGCCGCCTACCGCAGCAGCCTCAACGGGGGCGTGAAGTCGAACCTCAACGGCCGGTCGACGAACGACTTCTCCATCGGTATCGAGCACGGCGGCTACGCCAGCTCGGCCTCGTTCTCCACGGGGATGATCAACACCTCCGCGAAGCTGACGTGCAACATCACCAAGGACCAGGGCATCCCGCGCGACAGCTACCACATCGTGGCGCACGCCCGGCTGCAGCCGGAGAACCGCACGGACCCGGGCCGCAACTGGCCGTGGTCCACGTACATCAGCAAGATTCGCAGCGAGTGCGGTGACGGCGGCGGCTCGACGTCGGCCATCGTGGTGGACAGCAACAACGCCAACAACAACGCCAGCAAGGGCTACATCGCGGTGCCGTCCACCTGGGCGCGTGGCACCAGCGCGGGCTACTACGGCAACGACTACTACTACGCCTCCACGCAGCCCATCTCCGAGCCGGCGGTGTTCCACTTCCACATGCCCGCGGCGGGCAGCCGGACCATCCAGGCCTGGTGGGTGCAGGGCACCAACCGCTCCCCCGCGGCGCCCTTCGTGATTACGCACACGGGCGGCAACAGCACGGTGAAGGTGAACCAGCAGACCAACGGCAGCAAGTGGGTGACGCTGGGCACCTACAACTTCGCCGCCGGCTGGAACAAGGTGCAGCTCAGCCGCTGGGCCACCGAGGGCTACGTCGTCATGGCGGACGCCATCCGGATTCAGTGA
- a CDS encoding TolB family protein: MQGLERLQRSWPWRARWLTALAVLGVGCSGRCGGTSGAGPLSQEEARAVPGAVIFLSERAGRKDVWKVSPDGVETQLTRGEEDVYPGPPSPDGKSLLVIAAAEEGGLHRQQMRVLPLDGKGPAVPLHPPRARARNASWAPDGTWLVAESDAEGFSDVVRLVPREGVPEVRLTQVPQGCFEPAVSPDGKEVAFVCSREGDPEIYAANADGSGERRLTFFHTEDRTPKWSPDGKWLVIVSDREGKDRLYFLRPDGSDLRAVSGESFTGDEREAVWSPDGQRLAYVSRTPEGLARIWVVPVAGGAPVALTDGKHRDDMPAWSPDGKYLAFVSEREGDTDVYLMRADGTGQTRLTRAKGADWLPRWVATR, encoded by the coding sequence ATGCAGGGCCTTGAACGGCTTCAACGTTCCTGGCCGTGGCGGGCGCGGTGGCTCACCGCGCTCGCCGTGCTCGGTGTCGGGTGTTCCGGCCGGTGTGGCGGGACGTCCGGCGCCGGGCCGCTGTCCCAGGAGGAGGCGCGCGCCGTTCCGGGCGCGGTCATCTTCCTGTCGGAGCGGGCAGGGCGGAAGGATGTCTGGAAGGTGAGTCCAGACGGAGTGGAGACGCAGCTCACGCGGGGTGAGGAGGACGTGTATCCCGGGCCCCCGTCGCCGGACGGCAAGTCGCTGCTCGTCATCGCCGCGGCGGAGGAGGGCGGGCTGCACCGTCAGCAGATGCGCGTGCTGCCGTTGGACGGCAAGGGCCCGGCGGTGCCGCTGCATCCACCCAGGGCGCGCGCGCGCAACGCGAGCTGGGCGCCGGACGGCACCTGGCTGGTGGCCGAGTCCGACGCGGAGGGCTTCAGCGACGTGGTGCGCCTGGTGCCCCGCGAGGGCGTGCCGGAGGTGCGCCTCACGCAGGTGCCGCAGGGCTGCTTCGAGCCCGCCGTGTCTCCGGACGGCAAGGAGGTGGCCTTCGTGTGCAGCCGCGAGGGCGACCCCGAAATCTACGCGGCGAACGCGGATGGCAGCGGTGAGCGCCGCCTCACCTTCTTCCACACCGAGGACCGCACGCCGAAGTGGAGCCCGGACGGCAAGTGGCTCGTCATCGTCAGCGACCGCGAGGGCAAGGACCGGCTGTACTTCCTCCGTCCGGACGGCTCGGACCTGCGCGCCGTGTCCGGCGAGTCCTTCACGGGCGACGAGCGCGAGGCGGTCTGGAGTCCGGATGGACAACGGCTGGCCTACGTGAGCCGCACGCCAGAGGGGCTCGCCCGCATCTGGGTGGTGCCGGTGGCGGGCGGCGCGCCGGTGGCCCTGACGGACGGCAAGCACCGGGACGACATGCCGGCCTGGAGTCCGGACGGGAAGTACCTGGCCTTCGTGTCCGAACGGGAGGGCGACACCGACGTGTACCTCATGCGCGCGGATGGCACCGGACAGACGCGCCTGACGCGCGCGAAGGGCGCGGACTGGCTGCCGCGCTGGGTGGCTACACGCTGA
- a CDS encoding sensor histidine kinase codes for MRSWGDATMNECWRPQRRSAATARGIAWLAALGAPLVGVLYLLGWAWDVEMPRPGVAGIPMTPVTGIAMVFGGAALGLRLASPGVLHHQERVARACALVMLFIGAANLLRDVTGWDLGMEALMLRLLDEQPASLPRPSPLSATCMLLLGTALALPEDDGRHGHLRDTLVVLSLVSSTLGLNGLLMGPLLMVGTLPFLAERSMGLPTALTLMLLALGTLCARPASGLMSRITRDSLGGFLARRLVPVTLLGPSLLGMVLMILHDVRAINLEAKLPIFATLVSTGGAALVLLSARALDAIEARRQQATAALEASEARYRGLLETTPAPLLAVDAQGQLRFVNAEAERVFGYPREELLGREVEVLVPEGLFGGRSLDSKLNERALHGLRKDGSQVSLEVRLSPVASLGGPTLLAVLRDVTERERYLASVQRAREEAEMQRGQVQALLDHTPVGIVFARAEGGPLVANPVAERLLDRPLKGVELEASVDVNPCVLTADGKPVHREDLPIVRVLKTGQQVGPEEFIILHADGRRLPVLMTAAPVFGPGGRLRGVVATAQDVSTRHELDRLREEYVSLISHDLRNPLHTINLRVGLLRRALHERNLEREESMTLSIQRSVDWMSAMIEELLEGSRLESQREALRREPRDLGRFLEEVLERDVAPDLRERFHLEVQGTLPPVWMDAARLERVAANLLSNAAKYSLPGQPITVRAQLEPGQVVVSVTDVGPGLPPEDAAHVFDKYYRTRKSGASDAKGLGLGLYISRLIIEAHGGRIWVESEPGKGSTFRFSLPVAPPGASPRPPQVPEGQDPAAGSGPAVSV; via the coding sequence GTGCGTTCCTGGGGGGACGCCACGATGAACGAGTGCTGGAGGCCTCAGCGTCGCAGCGCAGCCACGGCCCGGGGCATCGCCTGGCTCGCCGCGCTGGGCGCCCCGCTCGTGGGCGTGCTGTACCTCCTGGGCTGGGCCTGGGACGTGGAGATGCCGCGGCCCGGCGTGGCTGGCATCCCCATGACGCCGGTGACGGGCATCGCCATGGTGTTCGGCGGCGCCGCCCTGGGCCTGAGGCTGGCGTCCCCCGGCGTGCTGCACCACCAGGAGCGCGTGGCCAGGGCCTGCGCGCTGGTGATGCTGTTCATCGGCGCGGCGAACCTCCTGCGCGACGTCACGGGCTGGGACCTGGGCATGGAGGCCCTGATGCTGCGGCTGCTCGACGAGCAGCCCGCGTCGCTCCCCCGGCCCTCGCCCCTGTCCGCCACCTGCATGCTGCTGCTGGGCACGGCCCTGGCGCTGCCGGAGGACGACGGCCGCCACGGCCACCTCCGGGACACCCTGGTCGTGCTGTCGCTGGTGAGCTCCACCCTGGGCCTCAACGGGTTGTTGATGGGCCCGCTGTTGATGGTGGGCACCCTGCCCTTCCTCGCCGAGCGCAGCATGGGCCTGCCCACGGCGCTGACGCTGATGCTGCTGGCCCTGGGGACGCTGTGCGCGCGGCCGGCTTCGGGGCTGATGAGCCGCATCACCCGCGACTCGCTCGGGGGCTTCCTCGCGCGAAGGCTGGTGCCGGTGACGCTGCTCGGCCCCTCGCTGCTGGGCATGGTGTTGATGATTCTCCACGACGTGCGGGCCATCAACCTGGAGGCCAAGCTCCCCATCTTCGCCACCCTGGTGAGCACCGGCGGCGCGGCGCTCGTGCTCCTGTCCGCGCGGGCGCTGGACGCCATCGAGGCGCGCCGCCAGCAGGCCACCGCGGCGCTGGAGGCCTCCGAGGCGCGCTACCGGGGCCTCCTGGAGACCACGCCCGCGCCGCTGCTGGCGGTGGACGCGCAGGGCCAGCTTCGCTTCGTCAACGCGGAGGCGGAGCGGGTGTTCGGCTATCCGCGCGAGGAGCTGCTGGGGCGCGAGGTGGAGGTGCTGGTGCCCGAAGGCCTCTTCGGCGGGCGCAGCCTGGACTCCAAGCTGAACGAGCGCGCCCTGCACGGACTCCGCAAGGACGGCAGCCAGGTGTCGCTGGAGGTGCGGCTGAGCCCCGTGGCCAGCCTCGGCGGCCCGACCCTGCTCGCTGTCCTCCGGGACGTGACGGAGCGCGAGCGGTACCTCGCCAGCGTCCAGCGCGCTCGCGAGGAGGCGGAGATGCAGCGCGGCCAGGTGCAGGCCCTGCTGGACCACACCCCCGTGGGCATCGTCTTCGCCAGGGCGGAGGGGGGCCCGCTGGTGGCCAACCCCGTGGCGGAGCGCCTGCTCGACCGCCCGTTGAAAGGGGTGGAGCTGGAGGCGTCGGTGGACGTCAACCCCTGCGTGCTCACCGCCGACGGCAAGCCAGTCCACCGGGAGGACCTGCCCATCGTCCGTGTCCTGAAGACAGGCCAGCAGGTGGGGCCCGAGGAGTTCATCATCCTCCACGCCGACGGGCGGCGGCTGCCGGTGCTGATGACCGCGGCGCCCGTGTTCGGTCCCGGAGGCAGGCTGCGTGGCGTGGTCGCCACGGCCCAGGACGTGTCGACCCGCCACGAGCTGGACCGGCTCCGCGAGGAGTACGTCAGCCTCATCTCCCACGACCTGCGCAACCCGCTCCACACCATCAACCTGCGCGTGGGCCTGCTGCGGCGCGCGCTGCACGAGCGCAACCTGGAGCGCGAGGAGTCGATGACGCTGTCCATCCAGCGCAGCGTGGACTGGATGAGCGCCATGATTGAGGAGCTGCTGGAGGGCTCGCGGCTGGAGTCCCAGCGGGAGGCGCTGCGCCGCGAGCCCCGGGACTTGGGGCGCTTCCTGGAGGAGGTGCTGGAGCGGGACGTGGCGCCCGACCTCCGGGAGCGCTTCCACCTGGAGGTCCAGGGCACGCTGCCGCCCGTGTGGATGGACGCGGCGAGGCTGGAGCGGGTGGCCGCCAACCTGCTGAGCAACGCCGCCAAGTACAGCCTCCCGGGTCAGCCCATCACCGTGCGCGCCCAGCTCGAGCCGGGCCAGGTGGTGGTGTCGGTGACGGACGTGGGCCCCGGGCTGCCCCCGGAAGACGCCGCGCACGTCTTCGACAAGTACTACCGCACGCGCAAGAGCGGCGCGTCGGATGCGAAGGGCCTGGGCCTGGGGCTGTACATCAGCCGGCTCATCATCGAGGCGCACGGCGGCCGCATCTGGGTGGAGAGCGAGCCCGGCAAGGGCTCCACCTTCCGCTTCAGCCTCCCCGTCGCCCCGCCCGGCGCCAGCCCGCGCCCGCCCCAGGTCCCGGAGGGCCAGGACCCGGCGGCGGGGAGCGGCCCAGCCGTCAGCGTGTAG
- a CDS encoding carboxypeptidase regulatory-like domain-containing protein yields the protein MMRPLLMIPCALLGLTVGCGPGDFTPDPGIQTDDAESVDLDNLRIGISGTVDLLPEARRLLEARGLPLPSLDGAPLTAAEPLRLAVNDANATFGTAPAAADGAFTVSDVAVREMHLSLAVGLASAGFVPAHTIVYDSAFTGARPRTDIIGARVWALPEAFHDALSVAVGEGTLRGHTDNRAATLRDAGFVLGRVVDASGQPVAGATVAPDREDLAGRVYYPTADLDGVNQVGTGPEGLFVYIHSGADAEAFRLSVTSLEGYVPRNVGVAPGWGLVLTVHPGLYPPL from the coding sequence ATGATGCGTCCTCTCCTGATGATTCCCTGTGCGCTGCTGGGACTCACCGTGGGCTGCGGCCCTGGCGACTTCACTCCCGACCCGGGCATCCAGACCGATGACGCCGAGTCCGTGGACCTGGACAACCTCCGCATCGGCATCAGTGGCACGGTCGACCTGCTCCCCGAGGCCCGGCGGCTGCTCGAGGCCCGGGGGCTGCCCCTGCCCTCGTTGGATGGCGCGCCGCTCACCGCCGCGGAGCCCCTGCGGCTGGCGGTGAATGACGCCAACGCCACCTTCGGTACGGCACCAGCGGCCGCGGACGGCGCCTTCACCGTGAGCGACGTGGCGGTGCGCGAGATGCACCTGAGCCTCGCGGTGGGCCTGGCGTCCGCCGGGTTCGTGCCCGCCCATACCATCGTCTACGACTCCGCCTTCACGGGCGCGCGGCCGCGCACCGACATCATCGGCGCGCGCGTCTGGGCGCTGCCGGAGGCCTTCCATGACGCGCTCAGCGTCGCCGTGGGGGAGGGCACCCTGCGGGGCCACACCGACAACCGGGCCGCCACCCTGCGTGACGCGGGCTTCGTCCTGGGCCGCGTGGTGGACGCCAGCGGCCAACCCGTCGCGGGCGCGACGGTGGCGCCCGACCGCGAGGACCTGGCCGGCCGCGTCTACTACCCCACCGCCGACCTCGACGGCGTGAATCAGGTGGGCACCGGCCCGGAGGGCCTGTTCGTGTACATCCACTCGGGCGCGGACGCGGAGGCCTTCCGCCTGTCCGTGACGAGCCTGGAGGGCTACGTGCCACGCAACGTGGGCGTGGCGCCGGGGTGGGGGCTGGTGCTCACCGTCCATCCCGGCCTCTACCCGCCTCTCTAG
- a CDS encoding DsbA family oxidoreductase has protein sequence MKTLHKPLQITLYQDVLCSWCYLADLRLDVLRQELGDAVRWSVRPYPLRVHDVLPTAREQRAWVEEVERARREPDAAARLLSTDLWLGGDPPRTSVPALAALEAARLQGPQARAFLARAMQRAALEQGVNVSRSDVVFELASRVGLAMDEFSAAFRSEETRRLILDEHRDATHRGVRGVPTLVIGGRWMLCGLRELAEYREHILACLGKVSVPRSGSPERVVH, from the coding sequence ATGAAAACGCTGCACAAGCCGCTGCAGATCACCCTCTACCAGGACGTGCTGTGCTCCTGGTGCTACCTCGCCGACCTGCGCCTGGATGTCTTGCGCCAGGAGCTGGGCGACGCCGTCCGCTGGAGCGTCAGGCCCTATCCGCTGCGCGTCCATGACGTGCTGCCCACGGCGCGAGAACAACGCGCGTGGGTGGAGGAGGTGGAGCGCGCGCGGCGAGAACCGGACGCCGCCGCGCGCCTGTTGTCCACGGACCTGTGGCTCGGGGGAGACCCGCCGCGCACCAGCGTGCCGGCGCTGGCGGCGCTGGAGGCGGCGCGGCTGCAGGGCCCGCAGGCTCGCGCGTTCCTCGCCCGCGCCATGCAGCGCGCGGCGCTGGAGCAGGGCGTCAACGTGTCCCGGTCGGACGTGGTGTTCGAGCTGGCCTCGCGCGTGGGCCTGGCGATGGACGAGTTCTCCGCGGCCTTCCGTTCGGAGGAGACGCGGCGCCTCATCCTCGACGAGCACCGGGACGCCACCCACCGCGGCGTGCGCGGCGTGCCCACGCTCGTCATCGGTGGCCGGTGGATGTTGTGCGGCCTGCGCGAGCTGGCCGAGTACCGCGAGCACATCCTCGCGTGCCTGGGCAAGGTGTCCGTGCCCCGCTCGGGCTCGCCCGAGCGCGTGGTGCACTGA
- a CDS encoding ATP-grasp domain-containing protein, with translation MPPRKVKPKKAPALPGRQASDHPERAPRQGHAKKTVVVLSRKRALYSTRRLVAAIRARGHRPLVLDTLRCCLLLAQDAPRMTYRGVEVRGVDVVVPRIGASITAYGLAVVNHFEMMGVPVLNPPASIARSRDKLRALQFLSRSGLDIPRTVMAHDRSNVRRLVEEVNGLPVIIKLIKGTQGVGVMIAHTLSEVQTILDTFWDLGQEIVLQEFVAESEGRDVRALVVGDRVVGAMRRKAKSGEFRSNIHRGGEGQAIELSSPYMEAAVRAARVVGLEVAGVDMLEGRAGPRLMEINSSPGFEGLERATGKDIAGAIIDHALKYAEAKRAG, from the coding sequence ATGCCCCCGCGCAAAGTGAAGCCGAAGAAGGCCCCGGCCCTGCCCGGGCGCCAGGCATCCGACCATCCCGAGCGGGCCCCACGGCAAGGGCACGCGAAGAAGACGGTCGTCGTCCTGTCCCGCAAGCGCGCGCTGTACTCCACGCGGCGGCTGGTGGCCGCCATCCGCGCGCGCGGCCACCGCCCGCTGGTGCTGGACACGCTGCGTTGCTGCCTGCTGCTCGCGCAAGACGCACCGCGCATGACGTACCGCGGCGTGGAGGTGCGCGGCGTGGACGTGGTGGTGCCGCGCATCGGCGCGTCCATCACGGCCTACGGCCTGGCGGTGGTGAACCACTTCGAGATGATGGGCGTGCCCGTGCTCAACCCGCCCGCGTCCATCGCGCGCAGCCGCGACAAGCTGCGCGCGTTGCAGTTCCTGTCGCGCTCCGGGCTGGACATCCCCCGCACCGTCATGGCGCACGACCGCAGCAACGTGCGCCGGCTGGTGGAGGAGGTCAACGGGCTGCCCGTCATCATCAAGCTCATCAAGGGCACCCAGGGCGTGGGCGTGATGATTGCCCACACGCTGTCGGAGGTGCAGACCATCCTCGACACCTTCTGGGACCTGGGACAGGAAATCGTGCTCCAGGAGTTCGTCGCGGAGAGCGAGGGGCGGGACGTGCGGGCGCTCGTCGTGGGCGACCGCGTGGTGGGCGCCATGCGGCGCAAGGCCAAGTCCGGGGAGTTCCGCTCCAACATCCACCGCGGCGGAGAGGGGCAGGCAATCGAGCTGTCCTCGCCCTACATGGAAGCGGCCGTGCGGGCCGCGCGCGTGGTCGGGCTGGAGGTCGCGGGCGTGGACATGCTGGAGGGCCGCGCCGGTCCCCGGCTGATGGAAATCAACTCCAGCCCGGGCTTCGAGGGCCTGGAGCGCGCCACCGGCAAGGACATCGCCGGGGCCATCATCGACCACGCGTTGAAGTACGCCGAGGCGAAGCGCGCCGGGTGA
- a CDS encoding sigma 54-interacting transcriptional regulator: protein MSAPPLHPDDIHTSPGDVGQDLNPSPLLGETLVVDPRTTVKLHKCRLAVTSGPDTGRSVVSDKERLRCGAHPGNDLVLVEDRTASRHHFEIQFTERGYLLVDLGSTNGTFLDGRRIERAYLSPGSQIRAGSSVLTFAPLDEEVTIEPDREGELCEMVGQSVKMRQIFGLIKKIAPMDVSVIIQGETGTGKELVARAIHALSGRTKGPMEVLDCGAIPPNLIESELFGHEKGAFTGAVSERPGAFERAHGGTIFLDELGELRLDLQPKLLRVLENHEVRRVGGNDVIEVDCRVIAATNRDLMKEIQGGGFREDLYFRLSVITIQLPPLRQRRDDIPLILKRALADPEVVGKHGKKRFSAESLGLLMSYSWPGNVRELMNVLSHVLTFSEGEEIQPVHLPPRVRGQVREGPLPFNEHLSFKDAKEQLLENFEREYVTSVLTRCEGNLSRAARESGLHRKSIERLVKKYQLDTKGMKSR, encoded by the coding sequence ATGAGTGCTCCCCCCCTGCACCCTGACGACATCCACACCAGTCCCGGCGACGTCGGACAAGACCTGAACCCCTCCCCGTTGTTGGGGGAGACGCTCGTGGTGGACCCCCGCACCACGGTGAAGCTCCACAAGTGCCGCCTGGCCGTCACGTCGGGCCCGGACACCGGCCGCTCGGTGGTGAGTGACAAGGAGCGCCTGCGCTGCGGCGCGCATCCGGGCAATGACCTGGTGCTGGTGGAGGACCGCACCGCCAGCCGTCACCACTTCGAAATCCAGTTCACCGAGCGCGGCTACCTGCTGGTGGACCTGGGCTCCACCAACGGCACCTTCCTGGACGGCCGGCGCATCGAGCGGGCCTACCTGTCACCGGGCTCGCAGATTCGCGCGGGCTCGTCGGTGCTGACCTTCGCGCCGCTGGATGAGGAGGTCACCATCGAGCCCGACCGCGAGGGCGAGCTGTGCGAGATGGTGGGGCAGAGCGTGAAGATGCGGCAGATATTCGGCCTCATCAAGAAGATCGCCCCCATGGACGTGTCCGTCATCATCCAGGGCGAGACGGGCACGGGGAAGGAGCTGGTGGCGCGCGCCATCCATGCGCTGTCCGGCCGCACCAAGGGCCCCATGGAGGTGCTGGACTGCGGCGCCATCCCGCCCAACCTCATCGAAAGCGAGCTGTTCGGCCACGAGAAGGGCGCCTTCACCGGCGCGGTGAGCGAGCGGCCCGGCGCCTTCGAGCGCGCGCACGGCGGCACCATCTTCCTGGACGAACTGGGCGAGCTGCGGCTGGACCTGCAGCCCAAGCTGCTGCGCGTGCTGGAGAACCATGAAGTGCGGCGCGTGGGCGGCAACGACGTCATCGAGGTGGACTGCCGCGTCATCGCCGCCACCAACCGCGACCTGATGAAGGAGATTCAGGGCGGCGGCTTCCGCGAGGACCTCTACTTCCGCCTGTCCGTCATCACCATCCAGCTCCCGCCGCTGCGCCAGCGCCGGGATGACATCCCCCTCATCCTCAAGCGCGCGCTCGCGGACCCGGAGGTCGTCGGCAAGCACGGCAAGAAGCGCTTCTCCGCGGAGTCCCTGGGCCTGCTGATGTCGTACTCGTGGCCGGGCAACGTGCGCGAGCTGATGAACGTGTTGTCACATGTCCTCACCTTCAGTGAAGGCGAGGAGATTCAGCCCGTGCACCTGCCGCCCCGCGTGCGGGGGCAGGTCCGCGAGGGGCCGCTGCCCTTCAACGAGCACCTCTCCTTCAAGGACGCCAAGGAGCAGCTCCTGGAGAACTTCGAGCGCGAGTACGTCACCAGCGTGTTGACGCGCTGCGAAGGAAACCTGTCTCGCGCGGCGCGTGAGAGCGGGCTCCACCGGAAGTCAATTGAACGGTTGGTGAAAAAATACCAGCTCGACACAAAGGGGATGAAGTCACGCTAG
- a CDS encoding TadE/TadG family type IV pilus assembly protein, translated as MNSQRPSRGRQSGQAMVEAALSLPLVVFLVLGTLQLFLMLQARVLAQYAAFRATRAGSVAHGECERMSHAAILALLPSFHSFIGMHVPGVGAQHGGGVGAPERLAMAFAPRRDNRYQPGLDGVHTGSIVWINRGLAGGGVESPQDRGFDDPGHLRRLEVRLIYWYPMRIPFANWVMSRMFLAQLGIQDYTDANPLVLAERNANWGPGEFTSPYALATDVRTELAERVGRREYVFPIETSFTMRMMTPVKARHFASMDCPR; from the coding sequence ATGAATTCACAGCGTCCGAGCCGTGGGAGGCAGTCCGGCCAGGCGATGGTCGAGGCGGCCCTGTCGCTTCCGCTCGTCGTGTTCCTGGTGTTGGGCACGCTCCAGCTCTTCCTGATGCTTCAGGCGCGCGTGCTCGCGCAATACGCGGCCTTCCGCGCGACGCGCGCGGGCAGCGTGGCCCACGGCGAGTGCGAGCGGATGAGCCACGCGGCCATCCTCGCCCTGCTGCCTTCGTTCCACTCCTTCATCGGCATGCACGTCCCGGGGGTGGGCGCCCAGCACGGCGGTGGCGTCGGCGCGCCCGAGCGGCTGGCCATGGCCTTCGCGCCGCGCCGGGACAACCGGTACCAGCCGGGGCTGGACGGCGTGCACACCGGCAGCATCGTGTGGATCAACCGCGGCCTGGCGGGCGGCGGCGTGGAGAGCCCGCAGGACCGCGGCTTCGACGACCCCGGGCACCTGCGGCGCCTGGAGGTGCGGCTCATCTACTGGTACCCCATGCGCATCCCCTTCGCGAACTGGGTGATGTCGCGGATGTTCCTCGCGCAGCTCGGCATCCAGGACTACACGGACGCCAACCCGCTGGTGCTGGCCGAGCGCAACGCCAACTGGGGGCCCGGCGAGTTCACCAGCCCCTACGCGCTGGCGACGGATGTCCGCACCGAGCTGGCCGAGCGCGTGGGCCGCCGTGAGTATGTGTTCCCCATCGAAACCAGCTTCACCATGCGGATGATGACGCCCGTCAAGGCGCGTCACTTCGCCTCCATGGACTGTCCCCGATGA